A section of the Diabrotica virgifera virgifera chromosome 8, PGI_DIABVI_V3a genome encodes:
- the LOC126890104 gene encoding leucine-rich repeat-containing protein 15-like — MTFNTLLIACLCVPITNCDYFNEITIKIFRGDNPLTLVHANTVNDEENITEVQIEDEDIPVLKTGTFQNLPRLKVIRIHRNNLQDLENCPFYNVTALRIINLNFNRIKVVPENVFANLSVYRIALKGNGISLLQSGAFYNLSNLHALDLSSNNIKYLPKDLFYLTNNVKTIDLSYNQMQYYWNIVPYSYFAEPFANVNRDEHSCIDLSFNNFTFISSMLFKNVPYVKQLYLNNNNIKRIGDAAFTDLRWVEMIDLEGNELEELSDGTLKSLSIANYVNLANNPWKDDFVCKYETWCYTNDRTNTMDTSCVLTKI, encoded by the coding sequence ATGACTTTTAATACGCTGTTAATTGCTTGTTTGTGTGTTCCAATTACAAACTGTGATTACTTTAATGAAATTACTATAAAAATATTCAGAGGAGACAATCCGTTGACCCTCGTTCACGCAAACACAGTCAACGATGAAGAAAACATCACTGAAGTCCAGATAGAAGATGAAGATATACCTGTATTGAAAACCGGTACATTTCAGAATCTTCCTCGGTTAAAAGTAATTCGGATCCACAGAAATAACCTGCAAGATCTTGAAAATTGTCCATTTTACAACGTAACTGCTTTAAGAATAATAAATCTCAATTTCAACAGGATTAAGGTAGTTCCAGAAAACGTTTTCGCTAACTTATCTGTATACAGAATAGCACTAAAAGGGAATGGAATCAGCTTGTTACAATCAGGAGCATTTTACAATCTGAGCAACTTACATGCTCTGGATTTAAGTTCAAATAATATCAAGTATTTACCAAAAGATCTGTTTTATTTAACGAATAATGTTAAAACAATCGATTTAAGCTACAACCAAATGCAATATTACTGGAACATTGTGCCGTATAGTTATTTTGCAGAACCATTCGCCAATGTCAACCGAGATGAGCATTCCTGTATAGATTTAAGCTTCAACAACTTTACTTTTATAAGCAGTATGTTGTTCAAGAACGTACCTTATGTTAAACAATTATATTTGAACAATAATAACATCAAAAGGATTGGGGATGCTGCGTTTACCGATTTAAGGTGGGTGGAGATGATAGATTTGGAAGGAAACGAATTGGAGGAACTTAGTGATGGTACATTGAAGAGTTTGTCTATAGCAAATTATGTAAATCTAGCTAACAATCCTTGGAAAGATGATTTTGTTTGTAAATACGAAACCTGGTGTTATACAAATGATAGAACGAATACAATGGATACCAGTTgtgttttaacaaaaatttaa